The region TGATCGACGACCTGTCGTTCACCCTCCCGCGCAACGGCATCGTGGGCGTCATCGGCCCCAACGGCGCCGGCAAGACCACGCTGTTCAAGATGCTCCAGGGGCTGGAGGACCCGGACTCCGGTGTCATCAAGGTCGGCGAGACCGTGAAGATCTCCTACGTCGACCAGAACCGGGCCAACATCGACCCGAAGAAGACGCTGTGGGAGGTCGTCTCCGACGGCCTGGACTACATCAACGTCGGCCAGGTCGAGATGCCGTCGCGCGCCTATGTGTCGGCGTTCGGCTTCAAGGGCCCCGACCAGCAGAAGCCGTCGGGAGTGCTGTCCGGCGGTGAGCGCAACCGGCTGAACCTGGCGCTCACCCTCAAGCAGGGCGGCAACCTGCTGCTGCTCGACGAACCGACCAACGACCTCGACGTCGAGACCCTGTCGTCGCTGGAGAACGCGCTGCTGGAATTCCCCGGTGCGGCCGTGGTCGTCTCCCACGACCGGTGGTTCCTCGACCGGGTGGCCACCCACATCCTGGCCTACGAAGGCAACTCGAAGTGGTTCTGGTTCGAGGGCAACTTCGAGTCCTACGAGAAGAACAAGGTCGAGCGGCTCGGAGCCGACGCGGCCAGGCCGCACCGCGCCACGTACAAGAAGCTGACGCGCGGCTGATGGCACGGCACATCTTCCGCTGCCCACTGCGCTGGGCGGACATGGACGCCTTCGGCCATGTCAACAACGTGACCTTCCTGCGGTATCTGGAAGAGGCCAGGATCGACTTCATGTTCCGCCTGGCGCCGGGCGAGGGGAGCGCGTCGTTCACCGGCGGCTCGGTCGTGGCGCGGCACGAGATCGACTATCTGCGGCCGCTGGTCCACCGGCACGAGCCGGTGGACGTCGAGACGTGGGTGACCGACATCTCGGCGGCGTCCATGACGGTCCGCTACGAGGTCAAGGACGAGCAGACGGTCTACGCCCGGGCCTCGACCGTCGTGGTGCCGTACAACCTGGCCGCGGCCAGGCCGCGGCGGATCACGGCCGAGGAGCGGTCCTTCCTGGAGATGTACCGCGACGACGGAGCCGTCGCCGTATGACCGCTGTCCGGCTGGCACTCGGGCAGGAGCGCCAAGAACGCCACGACGGCGGCGGAGGCTGCGACACCGCGGGGGAGGCGGCGGATCTGGCCGCCTTCCTCGGGCGGCTGGTGCGCTGGGACAAGGCGGCCGTGGTGCGGCTGCGGTCCGCGCGCGACGAGCCGGCGCTCGGCGTTTTCGGGCACCCGCCGTTCGGCGGCGTGCTCGCCGTGCGCAGCGTCGCGCTGCACGGCTCCGCCGCGGTGGCCGACGCGGTCGACGCCACGGTGTCGGCCGGGCAACTGCTCGAAGCGGTGTCGGCGGCAGCCGGGGGATTCGAACTGCCGCCGTCCGTCACCGGTCCCGCCTGGGCCGGGCTGCTGCCGCCGCGCGGCGGATGGCGCCGGGAGGCGGAGTTCGACCCGGGGCAGGTCCGCAAGGCGGCGGCCGAGGCTGTAGCGGAATTCCGGGCACGTACCGAGCGGCTGCCGCAGCAGCAGCGGACCCGGGCGGTGCTGGACGCGCTCGCGGAGGAGCTGTGGACGCGGCCTTACCAGGGCACGACGCTGCGCGTGGTCCACGCGGCCCACGCGCTGGGCTTCCTGCGCGGGCACGGCGACGACACCGTCGCGCTGCTGGCGGCGGGACCGTGGACGCGGCTGCGTACCGAATACGGCTCGGTGGCGGTACGGCGCGAGTCGCCCGCGGCGGGGCTGAGCTTCTCGCCCGCCTGACGTTCCGCACGTCTTACCCTGGCCCGGCCTGTCCCCGGGCCCGACTGACCCGCCGGCACGGCCTTCACCCCGGTCCGACGCCCGCGCGTCAG is a window of Streptomyces sp. NBC_01477 DNA encoding:
- a CDS encoding acyl-CoA thioesterase yields the protein MARHIFRCPLRWADMDAFGHVNNVTFLRYLEEARIDFMFRLAPGEGSASFTGGSVVARHEIDYLRPLVHRHEPVDVETWVTDISAASMTVRYEVKDEQTVYARASTVVVPYNLAAARPRRITAEERSFLEMYRDDGAVAV